GAGCAGCGCGTCCCACTGCGGCTCGGTGGTCTCGTGAATCGGCGCTCCCGCCCAGGTGCCGGCGTTGAGCACCACCAGATCGAGCCGGCCCCATTGTTCGAGCGTCGTCTTCACCGCGCCGGCCACCTCGCTGTCGCGGGTGACGTCGGCGGGGGCCGCGATCGCGCGCGCGCCGGCCGCCCGCAGGGAAGCGACCGCTTCGTCGAGCTTCTCGCCGCCTCGCGCCAGCGCGGCGATCGCCGCGCCTTCGCCGGACAGCGCCCGGGCGATCGCCAGGCCGAGGCCGTGACTCGCGCCGGTGATCAGAGCCACCTGATTCTCGAGCTTCATGAGTTCTCCGTTCGCTCAGTTTTCGGTGATCAGCGTTGTCCAGTCGGTCCACGTCGCCGCGTGCGCCGGGCCCTCGCCGTGCCGGTAGCCGACGCCATCGGCGGCCAGCCAGACACGGCTGGTCGAGACCGTGACCACCGGTCCTTCGTGCAGGCAGACCGGGGGCCCAGGATTCCCGTGACTCGCGAGCCAGACATCGAGCTGCCGCTCCGCCTCGTCACGATCGCGCGGGGTGAAGCGCGCCAGCTCGCTCGCGAGCCAGGCGGCGCGCGGCTCGCTCGCGTCATCCAATTCCTGATGCGTGATGACATGCCAGCCGGCGGCGACCTTCTCGACGCGCGGCGGCCCGCCGCCGGCGTGCGAGACCAGCAGTGCCGCCTCCGGGCCCGCGATCAGCAGGGAGCACGGCGCGTAGAGGTCGGCGCCCAGCAGCAACCGCGCGGCCTCGGCGCAGACCCGCGGATCGCCATTGCCGGAGGCCGCGATCTGCAGGGCGAGCAGGCCGCGCGAGCGGCGACGCGGCGGCGGCGAAATACGGTCCGGGTCTCGCCGGTTGAGCACCGCCACCAGCGATCGGCGCTCGCGGATCGCGAGCCAGGTGCCGCCCGCGGTCAGATCCATGCCGCCCACCACGCGCGGCGACTCGTGCAGCCGCCGCGGCCCCGCCGAGGGCCGGCGAGGATCCTCGTCGCGGTTGGCGGCGAGCAGCAGGGTGTCGGAGCCGAGCGCGTTCCAGCCGAATACCACCGTGCACATGGCCCCACGTTAGGGACGGAAGAATGAAGGGGTCAACCGGGCGGCGCTGGGAATCGGCCGCTGTTCCGTCCTACAATTCTCCAATCATGTTGCGACGACTTTCCCTTGCGGTGCTGCTGGTGCTGGCGGGAGCGGGCTGCAGCTCGTCCGCACACTCGCCCGCCGCGCCGGCGCCGCCCCCGCCGCCTCAGGTGGCGAGCACCCAGCCGGCGGCACGCGCCACCGGCGTGCCCTATGACAGCGACATCCGCGTCCAGTTCTCGACGCCGATGAACCCCTCGACCATGACCCCGACCACCGTGTTCCTGAAGCAGGACACGCGCCGACTGCCCATCGCTCTCGCCTGGAATCCGGGGACGCTCGTGCTTCGCATTCTCCCGCAAGTCGCCCTCGAGTTGC
This DNA window, taken from Candidatus Sulfotelmatobacter sp., encodes the following:
- a CDS encoding NRDE family protein produces the protein MCTVVFGWNALGSDTLLLAANRDEDPRRPSAGPRRLHESPRVVGGMDLTAGGTWLAIRERRSLVAVLNRRDPDRISPPPRRRSRGLLALQIAASGNGDPRVCAEAARLLLGADLYAPCSLLIAGPEAALLVSHAGGGPPRVEKVAAGWHVITHQELDDASEPRAAWLASELARFTPRDRDEAERQLDVWLASHGNPGPPVCLHEGPVVTVSTSRVWLAADGVGYRHGEGPAHAATWTDWTTLITEN